The segment ctcgaagagggccttcctgggaacggagcacccgcagtggaagatgattgcactgcgggcagccagcccccccAACAATGAAGCGCTGGCAGGAGGAACACactgtctatgtggctgctgaaccgccttagaaaCTTTCTTTTcccctttttgttttctgttttggatgacttattgctcaaataaaagttgtgcaaactggcacagaaaaacagcaatatgcAACAGGGGGTAAGTCAagggtaagtcaagcctgtttctgaaagagaggtaacttatactcagagtcagttaccttgGTTTTATCTtctgtaaacccagagtttcttttggtctcctccccctttttaaagtgtaagtgatgtttaaatacatcattcattcattcatttattcttcaaaaatgcttttttgtaCCTAGATTATTACAGTGAAAGCACTacatgttctacagagaaacactgttattttacaaatcattataataaaaaaaaacttcaataaagtgtcaaagcatgctcaaggtgaaaaataaatagttttatttaaaagacaaaatacaaagtctgcacaaatgccatattaaaattacagtttacatttaagttttttttttaaagaaatacagcacaattacatttaaaatactgtgatgatgaagaacatggaacagttcTTGAACATGCAActgtttggattagagaacatttaattatgtgaaaagagcattagactatgtggcAAAAGCTGCTGCAAATTGAAATAGACATAGAAAAGTCATGTAGCCTACACCCatgaaccctttatgcttaaagctttacctagttgaattatgtttttatacttcAGGTTTAGCTTTttcattcttcttattattttattttattttattttattttattttattgcctgtgggataccatgaaaataaatagttcagtaacttaccgttctgccggtttttacctttgatattctaattattaataattaaattattatattcttaataattattaagaactaaagttaagcattggctcgaaatatgcagaggtctttttggtgggagctgttgccatggtgaataataatttcggagctccattgatcagggcttttcataaacctactcagagtggattgaactaacttaGTTCAGCCattctgaaaacaaaaactctaagtttcccatctcagggtaagtcaattcagagttcaagttaaaactcagagttggttgaacctccttattgaaacaggcccctggTCAAATACTGCAGATCAACAGCTAAACAACAAAATGTTCTGATACCTCAAGAGATGAACACACACCTAAAGCAGTGGGTAGCCATTTATGCTGCGGTGCCACAGGAGCAGGGTTCGGTGCCTTTCTCAAGAGGTGGATTTTAACCAATCTCAAAAATGACTATGACTGTAACGTGCACTAATTATTAGTTCAATTATTTCTAAATCTGTAATGCACTGGTGGTGGTAATGGTAAAAAcacaattatttgtattttataatacaatatacactgaacaaacaaaacaaaattactgcACCACAGTATTATTGTTACCAATAACTGCTGTTTACAGTCAAACATCAGTAGCAACTAAGCATTTCAACCAGTAGGTGGGGACACATGAGCATCTTTTGATATGAACAACTCACTAAATCACTGACACAATTGATTCATCAAAACACAGcgcctactcaatgagtaggtatttaatttcaataagtacttacttaacaagtgctaaaagagtacctactcaacagccaaatctcgttgagtatatATATGcattccgccatgttgacgttatcatgtgacctacgACGTTAACAAGCGCAACATGAAGGATGTGAGCAATGGATTTAATTCATTTATCTGTAAACATATTGATGTTGATtaaatttgcttattttggattaattgaagtttttatatttttaacaatactaaaatgaccTAGTTTAATCCctaaagatatttttttttattagaaaacccccaaatttgttgtcttgaatatgttaatgggcaaaattgtgcaaaactagcttagatcttatttgattttctttttcttgctgaatttctctcTCCTTAcatccctgaaacttaaaataataataaataaataacaaaaacaataaatgcaatttttaattcattgcgtTTTAATGAATATTCTTtaaaaggtccactgaagtgccttgaaaaaCGCAGCGTTATTCtggtggtgacgtacttttaactgaaacaaaaacatattgccCAGCCCCGCcctttgaatagccaatagcgttccatttatatctgctcggtcAAGAGCCGTTGTGCTCAGTAAAGCTTATGACAGCCATAGATTAATAAATAACCCCACAGactcaatatgaaactcttgctaaaacgaaatagtgatcattatcaagctgaggctgtgtagtttaattcatgccgatcgcacatatgagcgcatatgatctgctccttgttattgcgtctctgtgtaggggcgGGACACTATGGACTCTAGAGAGCatctgattggacagaacgttttatgagaagctgaagtgcacggtgatatcatcaaaattcttgattcatattggcggaagtgacaagactgtaagttttgaatgcccatatcttgtaaacgtgaattttgtctttgttttgaagcacactagcttatagataaccttaaggctaatatattcatactaaaagccaaaaaaactttaattttgatttcagggagacttttatccttttttttttctgtatataatcttgtactatgtacgcaaaccaggggcggactgggacaaaatttcaggccgggaaatctcacactcatccaggccatcccaaaaacccacaacaaattttgaaaccatggacaataatttttttttttttttttttgtatagccaTTATCATTATCACAAAGTTTaaatccattggctggtgccacgcaaaataattaaattttatctCTTGAACtttcatttacctttttataaaaatgtaaggtttacattaggaccatgcgctattgttttattttgctgaaatgTCAAAATTGATAGCCTATaatcaggggcgccgctaaggtggggtaagttaggacaattctaagggctcacgccttttaggggcccccagaaatctgcttttgtgtggtagggggggcccaatctcatattttgtcatagggcccaaaattgcgaacGGCGCCCCtgcctacaataatagctacattttgaatatatctttagtaaaatcctacTGAACATGTTTTCGCATTTTCATGGGTCATGTTTGGTCCTTAGGAAAATTATAGTagtaacagtgtttttttttttttttttttttgccattttgattacaatttgatcaaccagagttttactacaaataccataaagtgtaAACCTTTGTTAATtggtggttaccatagtttaactatagtaaccatggtttttagtgaaaacatgattcatttttgtaagggttgtattgttaTTAGCCTTAGCTCCCTTTAaacttgttataaaacaatgtgaatattagTCTGCTAAGTTCATACTCTTTACAACAGTTATgtcattttgttaattttcttaAAACTGACTGCTATTgatatttgcaagcagtttaataaataaacaacaaaactgcaatagtctatttacagatgtatctgacctgggggtgttccataaaacaagtttaccaaataagtcaggcttatttcagttagtctgacttattgtcacttgatttgacttaaaataagtcagactaactaaaataagcctgacttatttgcaCTATTATCAAACTAGTTTATGGACTGCATAAGCATATAAGCATGTTTATTTATAGTGCTTTTTACAACCCATATCTCATATAAGCAGCTTTACAGAGAAAGtgtcagttgtgtttttttttttttttttttttttttttttttgtatggtcAGAGGAGCTCCAACAGTCAAAAAGGGTTTGAAATTTTTAattgatttcactgtttaatcaACGTTTTATTTTTTGGTTGACACGAAATATGTAATGCGTAACACAACCTGATAACCAGATGAGATAAACGAAATAAAGCTGTCCAGGGCAGATTTATTACattttgcagtttttattttaCTGCACTTCCACTGATTTAGAGCTACAGGTGTAACGTTTACAAACTATTACAGGACTGTAACTATATGGTAGGATCCTCAGATGGTAAATACTACAGAAGAACGGCAAAACCGTGTCAGTGAAGGTggttgtgaatgtgtgtagatgtgtgCTAGTTACAGGATCAGAGAATGACACCGTTCCTCTGTCACAGTCCAGATTAACTCTCAAACGTTCAAGATCCAGTTCAACATGAAAACCAGATGGCTCACACAATCCATAGCATAAACTCCAGACACCAGTGTTAAAGAAATCACGTCCCTTTCTCTGGTTTGAGGCTGTAGTTACTCCAACACTCCAGGATGAACTCCCTTTAACCTCCACATCCCAGCAGTGTGTCCCTGAGTTAAAACCCTCTGAACCCAGAACACAGTTAAAATAGTCAAATCTTTCTGGATTATCAGGAAGCAGTTGATTGTTCCTACTGTTTCTCAGACTGGTCAGATCATCAGACAGGACGAGATGTGGatttgctgtgtttggatccagaatcACAGGAGCTGATGAGACACAATCAACAGCTACTTTTATTCTGGTGTTTATATAATGATCAAGAGTGAGCCAAACAtagattattataaatgattcatCTCATCCTTAAATCTTTAAATCCTCCTTCATGCATAAAttccattgtgtgtgtgtgtgtgtgtaagagcaCAGATGTTCTCCAGACTCACTGTTCTGGACAATGtcctgcatcttcttccagactctgaacggcaggttgctcaagtaacgtggcacatgaatcaaagctccagaaggcgtctgtggatccggctgtgagatctggactctggaagaacattcaggagtcagaactgcagtggctttgaatcagaagcagagagaccagagacaccagcagatcactcacctttccaTTGAGACTGGAAACCTCTGCAGAACAAGCACACAATTGATCATCAACAACTCAATCAATcaccaatcaatcaatcaatcaatgatcCGAAATCAGACCTTTAGAAAGCAGATGTCATTGTCTTTCATCATCTCCTCTGTGTGTTTGATTATAAGTGAAAGAGCCGAGATGTGTCTGTTGatctcctccagcttctcctttgtcatctgcttcttctgctcctcttcctccctcagtgcagtgattgtagcttcttcttcatctctgagaaactgatgaagctTCTCAAACTGCTGTTTAATCTGATGCTCTGTGTGCTCAGCTTGAGACTGAAATCAAAATGGAATCACTTTATCTTAAACACACATCAACACATTACATCATTCATATCCATAATTAACTCAAAACATAACAAATTGATTTTGATTATGTTTCCTCACCTTGATGTGTTGAACTGTTTTCTCAAACTCTTCTCTCATATTCACTCTT is part of the Garra rufa chromosome 1, GarRuf1.0, whole genome shotgun sequence genome and harbors:
- the LOC141293715 gene encoding E3 ubiquitin-protein ligase TRIM35-like, which encodes MLSKTIFEDFISDQTEDLCDSRDYSFLKVTNVMFKLLKLMQTVKMDSLSVEEPSCSLHSKTLKLFCLEDKQPVCLVCRDSQTHADHTFRPINEAVSSFKEELKTTLKSLRIKVTQRVNMREEFEKTVQHIKSQAEHTEHQIKQQFEKLHQFLRDEEEATITALREEEEQKKQMTKEKLEEINRHISALSLIIKHTEEMMKDNDICFLKRFPVSMERVQISQPDPQTPSGALIHVPRYLSNLPFRVWKKMQDIVQNTPVILDPNTANPHLVLSDDLTSLRNSRNNQLLPDNPERFDYFNCVLGSEGFNSGTHCWDVEVKGSSSWSVGVTTASNQRKGRDFFNTGVWSLCYGLCEPSGFHVELDLERLRVNLDCDRGTVSFSDPVTSTHLHTFTTTFTDTVLPFFCSIYHLRILPYSYSPVIVCKRYTCSSKSVEVQ